The genomic stretch CGGTCCCGTACCGCCCTGCCCGCTGCGAGAACACCCGGGCCGATGCCTCCGCAAAGCTCACGCCAAGCCGCTCCGCCGTCTCCAGGACGTGCTTTCGGACGTAGTTCAGTTCCGGCGGCTCCGGCAGCTCGGCGACCGCCCGGAAGGCCCGGTCGAGCAGTCCGGTCGAAGGCAGGAACAGGTCGCGGAAGATGCCAGAGACAGTGAGCAGCACATCGATGCGCGGCCGCCCCAGCTCATCCAGCGGGACGATCTCGAATCGTGTCATCCGGCCAAAGGAGTCCGCGGCGGGCCGGACACCGATCAGCCGCAAAACCTGCGCGATCGCTTCACCCCGGGCTTTGATGGTTTCGAGCCCCCACAGCACGACCCCGATGGTTTCCGGGTAGCTGCCCGTTTCCCGCAGAGCTGCCTGCACCAGCTCGTCAGCCAGTCGGGTCCCTGCGTCGATCGCCGGCAGCGTCGGGACCCGGTACGGGTCGAGCGCAACCAGTCCGCGGCCCGTCGGGAGCGCATCTGGCTCCCGCACCGGGTCGCCCCCTGGCGACGGCGGGATGTAGCGGCCCGAGAGCGCCCGCACCAGTCCGTCAAGTTCGTTCCCGGCATCCAGCAGGCCGAGTCGGTCCGAAAGATAACGGTGCCACCGGGCGAGAAATCCGGGCTCGAGTTCCGTCCAGGGGCTGCCGGTCGGGGGCGGCTCGCCGCGGGCAATTGCACCGGCCAGCTGGGCCACGGCCTCGCGGGCAGCCCGTTCATCCCCTGTCACCGCCGTAACCGCATCGAGCAGGCTCTGCCCACTCTCGCCGTTGAGCGGGTACTCGCAGGCGGCGCTCAAGATGTCAATCGCTTCAGACGGCGCGATGCCCCGCCCGAGGACGTGCAGCCCGAGCGGAATGAGGGTTTGCTCCAGTTCATCGAGCGCGCGCGACACCTGCTCCAGGTATCTCCCCGGTTCCTCGCTGTCCGTCGCAGGCACGACCGTATCGAGTCCAGCCGCCTCGACAGCCGCCCGGAGGGCGGCGAGCCGCTGCGCATCCGCCGGCTCCTCCCGAGCTGCCAGGAGAGCGTCACGAGCGGCCTCGAGCGCACCGTACAGGCCTGCCCGGGCCACGGGCGGGCTTAGATAACTCACTATCTCGGACGCTGAACGCCTCCGCGCGATAGCGGCCTCTGCCGGGTTGTTCATGCAGTAGTAGTAGATGTGCGGCGTATCCCCGATGAGCGCGTCGGGGAAGTCGCTCGCGAGAAGCCCCGCCTGTTTCCCGGGCATGAATTCCAGCGCGCCGTGCGTCCCAAAATGCAGGATGACGTCTGCCCGGAACTTGCGGGCGACCCAGTCATACAGGGCCGTGAAGCTGTGGCTCGGACTCGCGTCGGCACTGTACAGGAGCCCGATGGGGTCGCTGTATCCCCCGTTGTCCGGCTGCACGAGGATCGCCACGTTGCCGAGGACCGCCCCGCGGATCGCGAGCGCTACCCCGTCAGTATCCACGTCCCCGGGGGCCGGGCCCCATTGCCGGCTCACCCGCTCCAGCTCCGGCGCCGCCCGGACGTACTCCGCTGCCGGGTACCAGTCGGCGATGGCCACGCCCGTCCGCTTCGCGCCTGCCTCGTCATTCACGAGCGTCTCAAGAAGCGCTTCCGCCGAGGCCGGAACCTCTACCGTGTAGCCTTCGTCCCGCAACCGCTCCAGCAAGGCGTACAGTGACGCGAAAACGTCGAGGTACGCAGCAGTACCGACCGCTCCGCCGTCGGGTGGAACACAAAAGATGATGATCGCCACCCGCTTCTCGGCGTTCGGGCGCTTCCGGAGTTCAACCAGCCGCCGTGCGTGCCGCGCGATCCGCTGCAGGTTCCCGTCAACCGCCTCCATGCGGTCGTCCTCCTCCGTGCGCCCGGCCAACACCCTCGGTGCCAGCGCTGCCTCGAGCTCCGGAACCGCGACCTGCATCGCCATCGCCATTGGCGCCAGGCCCATCGGGTTCTCGCGCCAGCTCTCCACCGTCTGGAAAAGCAGCGGCACCGCGTTGACCTGGGGGACATCCCAGGCGTTCAGGAGCTGGACGTCACCGGCGACGTTTGGCTGCCCGTGCGTACCGGTCAGCGTGAACCCCGAGGCGTTGACAACGAGGTCGATGCCCGGGACCTGGAGCACCTCATCCACGCGCCCGGCAGCATCGAGCGCGCCGAACCACGGCACGACGTCCAGCCCTTCCCGTTCGAGCGCCGCGATGAGCGCATCGAGATGGGCGTGGTTGCCCGATGTCACCTGCGTCGAGAAGACAACGAGCAGCACCCGGCCAGCAGCGGCCGGCGGCGCGGTGACGGCGGCGCGGCGCGCCTCGAACTCGGCCCAGGTGGCGGCGAGCCCAACCCGGGGGTGCCAGAACCCGCAGGCCGGGAAAACCTCCGGCCACCCGGGGTCCGCTATACCGTCGAATCCCTGCTCCGCAGCTATCGCGGCGAATGCCAGCGCCACGTTCTCCGGCGAAAGGTTCAGCATCGCCTGCAGCACCCGTCCCAGCGACCGGACCGCGGTCAGCTCCGCAGGGAGCAGGTGGGCAACCTGGGGCAGCACTGTCGCAATGAGCCCCGGGAATGGGGGGACGGGCTTCCCCGCGGCGGCCATGGCGCCCGCTGCTTGCGCCAGCACGCCCATGGCGGCCGGGTCATCGAGCCGGAGACCGGGAACCCGGGCCATTCCCGCGATGTCGAGGGTGTTCGGCGCGCTCGGATAAAACCGTTCGCAGTTCGCAGCGAGCACCCGCGCGTGCTCCAGGTAGGCATCGTCCGCCAGGCTCGCCACGAACACGGCATCGGCGGCTTGCGCCAGTGCAGCGGCTTCCTCGAGAGATCGCTCCAGGAGCGCCTCCCGGTCGTAGCAGGCCGCCTCGACCGTCAGGCCGTACAGCTCCCGGGCCTTCTCCACACCCGCCCGCACGGGCAGCGCCCGGTGCGAATCGAACCCGAAAAACACGCAGCGCAGATGCCTGCTCACGACCTGAACGCCTCCGGGTGGAGCGCCTTCGCCAGCGCCTCCAGCCCCACCCACACCTGGTCCGTGGGCAGGAAGGCCTGCCACGCGGGCAGAACGATGATCCGGTTGTTCTTCACCGCCGGCAGCGCCTGCATGGCGGGTGCGTCAAGAATGCTCCGGTAGTTTTCCAGCCCCTTGCCCCAGACGTCGATGATGACGATGACGTCCGGGTTCAGCGCCACGACCCGCTCGGTTTGGGCCGGGCCTCCCTGGTCGGCCACCAGCTCACCCCCGGCCATCGCAATCAGCGTCGGTGTAATGCCGCCGCCCGACTTTCCGATGAGGAACGGACGGTTCGCCTGGTCGGAGAAGGCGACCACGCGGGGCTTCGTCTGCACGCCGGAGACGGCCTTCTTGACCCGCTCCATGCCCGCCTCCATCTCCTTGACGAGCTGCTCTGCCTTCTCAACTTCGCCGACGGCCTTCCCAATGACCCGGACGTTCTCCGCAATCTCCTCCGGCTTCCCCCAGTGGGCAAAGATGAGGAGCGGCACGTTCACCTGTTCGAGGAGCTTGGCAGCATCCTGCTCGCCGCCATGCCGCGTCGTGATGAGCACGAGGTCCGGCTTCAGCGAAAGGATCTGCTCCGGCTCCGGATTCGTTCCCGGCGGCAACTTCGTCGCGACACTCCCGGCCATCGCCGCGCCGGCCGCGAGCGAAGGAGTTCCGTTCGAGGCGGGCAACGCCGCGACCCGTTCCGGGCCGGCCAGCCGCAGCGCGATGTCGGCCACGTCGTTCGAAAGGGCGACGATCCGCTTCGGCCGATCCTTAATCGTTACCGAGCGGCCTTCATGCTCAATCGTTACCGGGAACGCCGATGCGGGAGTCGCCGTTGGCGAAGGAGCGGCACCGGCCAGGGGCGCTGTCGCGGTTGGGTTCGGCCGGCTGCCTGATTCGGCGCTCCCTGTGTCATCGTCGTCGCCGCCGCATGCGGCCACGAGCAGCATGGCAGCGGCGATCAAACCCGGCATGAGGATAAACCTGCGAAATCGCGTCATCGTGTCACCTCTGAATGGTCGAGTTTTGGATGCAGAATGGCCCGCCCGAAGTCAGACGCCGCCCCAGTCGAGGCATCGACGCTCGACTCGGCCGGGCGGTTGTGAACGGTGTCGAGAAGCTCCAGGAGCGCGTCCGGCCCGTCGACCCGCATGACCGGTCCCGCCCCGGCAGGCAGGTGCATGGCCTGTTCGCCGACCGCAATGACGGTCAGGCCGGCAAGGTCCGGCGGGAGCGCGCTGCTCGGGTCGTGCACCCGCAGCCCGAGCTCCCCGGCAAAAAGCGCCGCCGCCGAGCCTGCCGGTGCGAGCACGACGACGTCGATACAGCCGGTCCGGAAGAGCGCACCGAGTGCGCGAGGCAGCGTGGCCTCGGTTCCCGTTACCGCTACCGGCTTGCTGTGACGATGGCGCACCGCCACGACTGACGGCCGGCCGATGAGATCATCGTGCCGCACCGCCACGCCGACGCCGTACGCCTCCCTCAGGAGCGACGGTCGGAGCACCTCCGATGGCGACCCGGCCGCCTTGATCTGGCCCTGGTGCATCACCAGCACCCGGTCGCAGAACCGCGACGCCAGGTTCAGGTCGTGCAGGACAACAACACCGGCTGCTCCCTCGTCCACCGTCTCCCGTACGATTGCCAGCGCCAGGAGCTGGTGCTTCAGGTCGAGCGCCGAGACCGGCTCGTCGAGGAGCAGCACCCGCGGCTCGCCGCACAGCGCACGGGCCAGCATGACCAGCTGGCGCTCGCCGCCCGAGAGCGTCGAAACCTTCCGGTCACGGTAGGCCGCCATCCCCACCCGCTCGAGCGCGAGCGCTGCCAGCGCGTAGTCGTGGGCGGAATCCGTCGAGAGTCGACGGGAGTGCGGGTGCCGGCCGAGCAGCACGACCTGCTCCGCCGTCAGCGGGAAGTCGATTCGGACATCCTGCGGCACGTAACCGATGAGCCGTGAACGCTCCCGGCGCGATAGCTCCGCCATCGGCCGCCCATCCAGGAACACCGACCCGTCAGAAGGCCAGAGCAGCCCTGCAAGCACCCGCAGCAGCGTGGATTTCCCCGCGCCGTTCGGCCCGACCAGGCCAATCAGCTCGCCCTCAGCGGCCTGGAGCGACGGCCGCTTCAGGATTTCGCGCGCGTCGTAGGCCACGCGAACTTCCCGCGCCTCGAGCAGAACGGGTTCGCTCACAGGGCAAACTCCTTGCGGGTCCGGATGACCAGCGCCAGGAAGAGCGGACCACCGATGAGCGATGTCACGACCCCTACCTGGAGCGTG from Tepidiforma thermophila encodes the following:
- a CDS encoding cobaltochelatase subunit CobN, translated to MSRHLRCVFFGFDSHRALPVRAGVEKARELYGLTVEAACYDREALLERSLEEAAALAQAADAVFVASLADDAYLEHARVLAANCERFYPSAPNTLDIAGMARVPGLRLDDPAAMGVLAQAAGAMAAAGKPVPPFPGLIATVLPQVAHLLPAELTAVRSLGRVLQAMLNLSPENVALAFAAIAAEQGFDGIADPGWPEVFPACGFWHPRVGLAATWAEFEARRAAVTAPPAAAGRVLLVVFSTQVTSGNHAHLDALIAALEREGLDVVPWFGALDAAGRVDEVLQVPGIDLVVNASGFTLTGTHGQPNVAGDVQLLNAWDVPQVNAVPLLFQTVESWRENPMGLAPMAMAMQVAVPELEAALAPRVLAGRTEEDDRMEAVDGNLQRIARHARRLVELRKRPNAEKRVAIIIFCVPPDGGAVGTAAYLDVFASLYALLERLRDEGYTVEVPASAEALLETLVNDEAGAKRTGVAIADWYPAAEYVRAAPELERVSRQWGPAPGDVDTDGVALAIRGAVLGNVAILVQPDNGGYSDPIGLLYSADASPSHSFTALYDWVARKFRADVILHFGTHGALEFMPGKQAGLLASDFPDALIGDTPHIYYYCMNNPAEAAIARRRSASEIVSYLSPPVARAGLYGALEAARDALLAAREEPADAQRLAALRAAVEAAGLDTVVPATDSEEPGRYLEQVSRALDELEQTLIPLGLHVLGRGIAPSEAIDILSAACEYPLNGESGQSLLDAVTAVTGDERAAREAVAQLAGAIARGEPPPTGSPWTELEPGFLARWHRYLSDRLGLLDAGNELDGLVRALSGRYIPPSPGGDPVREPDALPTGRGLVALDPYRVPTLPAIDAGTRLADELVQAALRETGSYPETIGVVLWGLETIKARGEAIAQVLRLIGVRPAADSFGRMTRFEIVPLDELGRPRIDVLLTVSGIFRDLFLPSTGLLDRAFRAVAELPEPPELNYVRKHVLETAERLGVSFAEASARVFSQRAGRYGTGVNDVVLSSQWEDADQLAEVFSDSMAFAYGERHASRTLPAVFRELLGTVETTFQNVDSTEVSLSDVDHYFEYLGGLTNAARAASGREPVALVADTFRRDGRVRTLREALWLETKTRLLNPKWREALLEHGYSGVAQVATRLDNTFGWSATTSALDGRLFTEVAETYLLDDELRERMARENPLAVRRMGERLIEAARRGTWDAPAEVLERLETAVAALDDAIEGVALHAG
- a CDS encoding ABC transporter substrate-binding protein: MTRFRRFILMPGLIAAAMLLVAACGGDDDDTGSAESGSRPNPTATAPLAGAAPSPTATPASAFPVTIEHEGRSVTIKDRPKRIVALSNDVADIALRLAGPERVAALPASNGTPSLAAGAAMAGSVATKLPPGTNPEPEQILSLKPDLVLITTRHGGEQDAAKLLEQVNVPLLIFAHWGKPEEIAENVRVIGKAVGEVEKAEQLVKEMEAGMERVKKAVSGVQTKPRVVAFSDQANRPFLIGKSGGGITPTLIAMAGGELVADQGGPAQTERVVALNPDVIVIIDVWGKGLENYRSILDAPAMQALPAVKNNRIIVLPAWQAFLPTDQVWVGLEALAKALHPEAFRS
- a CDS encoding ABC transporter ATP-binding protein; amino-acid sequence: MSEPVLLEAREVRVAYDAREILKRPSLQAAEGELIGLVGPNGAGKSTLLRVLAGLLWPSDGSVFLDGRPMAELSRRERSRLIGYVPQDVRIDFPLTAEQVVLLGRHPHSRRLSTDSAHDYALAALALERVGMAAYRDRKVSTLSGGERQLVMLARALCGEPRVLLLDEPVSALDLKHQLLALAIVRETVDEGAAGVVVLHDLNLASRFCDRVLVMHQGQIKAAGSPSEVLRPSLLREAYGVGVAVRHDDLIGRPSVVAVRHRHSKPVAVTGTEATLPRALGALFRTGCIDVVVLAPAGSAAALFAGELGLRVHDPSSALPPDLAGLTVIAVGEQAMHLPAGAGPVMRVDGPDALLELLDTVHNRPAESSVDASTGAASDFGRAILHPKLDHSEVTR